Below is a window of Cytophagaceae bacterium DNA.
TGAAACAGGCAACAATTTATTCATAAAACTAAGCCAAGTGAAAAGATAATACTCAAAATTAAGCTAAGGTAATTGTTCCAAAACATGAAGCATTTTCTGGATTTGACTTTCTCTTTTTTGTTCAAAAAATGGCTTGAAAACATCTAATAATTGACGTTTCAGTGAAATCTTTGCAAGAGAAATAACTTCCTCGTCAATATGTCCTCTGATTACCAATTGTCCAAATGCTACGGCCCAAATGGCATTGTCTTGTATTATCAAAAGATCGGAATCATCAAAATTTTTCTTTAAAAAATCAGAATCGAGGCAATTTAAATCTCGTAATGGGTAAAAATCGGGATTGCTCAAAAACTGACTATTTAAAAAGTCAATAGGTTTAGTTCTTGGGTTATCTTGAAATGCCTCACGCAAAAATGAGAAAGTATCACTTCCTTCATCACTTCCAAAAGGGCTTGTCTCTTCCACACAACTCCAATAGAAATCTTCATTCATCAATTTCTTAGATATTGGACTTACTTTAATATCGTTGTTTTCCTCAAAATCACGAATTAGATTTAAAGTGGATGAATTGTGAATAGGACGATTTGATTCAATAGTCTCAACATAGCCTTTTTTAAGCTTTGATTTTATAAGCTTTTCATATTCCTGAATACATTTTTCCTTAGTTTCAAATGTTTTTTCCTCAACTCTACCAGCAGAATGAATTTTTCCAAAAAATATAGTTAAGTTTAAATCATTACATGCTGCTTCCCAATATTTGTCAGATTTTTCGTCTGTGAACCGAAAGAATTTTTCCATTTTTATGTAAATTTTTATTTTAATATTCTGAATATTTCAGACGGTTTATATTTTTTGGATTATAATTTTTTCCAAAAATACCAATAAAATTCTTACTGGAAATAATGCATTAATTAAAATTATATAACTTAGCTCTTCGACATTTTTTTAATGTCGAAGCTAGATTCAGAGGATTTCCAATCCTCAAAAAGGAAAGGTAATTTCCATCTTTCTTATCCTAAAACCAAAATAAACAGTTTAGGGTGGTATTTTATTCAGTATTCATAAGCCATGTTATTGCATTTTGAGCATAAAGGGATTTGCTCATGAAAATTTTGGGATTTAGGATTTTAATTCTGTTTTATCTAGCTTCGACATGTCCATGTGGAACATGTCGAAGAGTTGAATTTAAGAAAAAGCTTTTAATTGCCTGATAAATATTATTTCCAGGAAGGTCAAAATTAGCCGGGTTTTTGGCAATCTTCGGTATTTCTCCAAAAAACGATGGAAAACAATAGTAATGGGCCTGTTTAATACGGCTTTTGATTGCAATTGGGTTTTGTGTTTTTTGCAATTATTAATGTCAAATGATAGGCGGCTTAAAATATTTTTCTATTTTTTTGTAATAAATACGGTCTGAAACTTACTTTATAGGAAATGCATCAAAAATGAAATCTTCTAAAGATGAATTTCTCGAAATACTTTCCAATTATCAGGGGATATTGCACAAAGTCAATTTTATTTATTTTAAAAATAGAACCGACCGGGAAGATAATCTTCAGGAAATCATCTTTCAGCTTTGGAAGTCATATCCGGGTCTCAAAAACCAAAATAGCATTGGCTCGTGGATTTATGCAGTGTCAATAAACACCTCCATATCAAGACTTAAAAAGGCATCCCGAATCGAATATCGGGAAACCATCCCCGACTTGCCTGAGCAATCTACGGTTATGGACGACATGATGCGGAATGAATCTTTGCAATCGTTGTTAAATGCCATTTATGATCTTGATGAAGTGGACAAATCAATCATGCT
It encodes the following:
- a CDS encoding WGR domain-containing protein, encoding MEKFFRFTDEKSDKYWEAACNDLNLTIFFGKIHSAGRVEEKTFETKEKCIQEYEKLIKSKLKKGYVETIESNRPIHNSSTLNLIRDFEENNDIKVSPISKKLMNEDFYWSCVEETSPFGSDEGSDTFSFLREAFQDNPRTKPIDFLNSQFLSNPDFYPLRDLNCLDSDFLKKNFDDSDLLIIQDNAIWAVAFGQLVIRGHIDEEVISLAKISLKRQLLDVFKPFFEQKRESQIQKMLHVLEQLP
- a CDS encoding RNA polymerase sigma factor, with amino-acid sequence MKSSKDEFLEILSNYQGILHKVNFIYFKNRTDREDNLQEIIFQLWKSYPGLKNQNSIGSWIYAVSINTSISRLKKASRIEYRETIPDLPEQSTVMDDMMRNESLQSLLNAIYDLDEVDKSIMLLYLEEKSYDEIAEIIGITRSNVGVRINRVKELLKQNLKR